TTACAAAAGACCAGCAAATCCTCGAAATGCTGACTTATATGCAGGAACTTTCACAAGAGGCATTAAGTGAAATGAGAGCGCTTATCTGGCAACTGAGACCTGAAGGGTTGGAAAATGGGGTCGTCAGTGCGTTGTTAAACTACGGAAAAGTTCTTGGACTCACCATCCATTCCGAAGTGAAAGGCGTGATTGACCTCCCAAACCACATGGAAGAATGCTTATGGCGCATCGGTCAGGAAGCATTGAATAATTGCAAAAAGCATGCAGGTGAAAAAAAGGCTTGTCTGCTAATAGAAGTGAAAAATCAAAAAGTCTCTATGGAGATCAAAGATTCAGGATTAGGGTTTTCTTTTACACAAAGTAAAGAGATTCCTTCACTAGGTTTAAGAAGTATGAAGGAGAGAACGGAAGCTCAGGGTGGTACGTTCACGTTGTTAAGTGAACTTGGAAAAGGTACGCTTGTGCGTGTGGAGATGCCAGTGACAAAGGGGGAGAAAAAATGATTAGAATTGTAATTGCAGATGACCACCATGTGGTAAGAAGAGGCCTGCTTTTTTTCTTAAAAACGCAGAAAGATATAGAAATTGTAGGGGAAGCGAAAAACGGGAAGGAAGCAGTGGAGCTTGCCGAAGCATTGAAACCAGATGTTATTCTAATGGATTTGGTTATGCCTGAGATGGATGGAATTGAAGCAACGAAACAGATCGTGGAAAGGAATATCCCGTCCAAGGTATTGATTTTGACCAGTTTCGCTGACCAGGATCATGTCATCCCTGCCATACGTGCCGGTGCAACTGGCTATCAACTGAAGGATGTGGAACCTGACCAATTGATTGAATCAATACGTGCCGTTCACCGGGGAGAAAGTCAACTTCATCCTAAAGTAACGTCACATGTGATGTCCCATTTTACGAAAGGATTCGGAAGCACAAACTTGCATGAAGAGTTGACTAAACGCGAGCTTGAAGTTTTAGCTGAGATAGCAAAAGGAAAGAGCAATAAAGAAATTGCCTCTTCTTTGTTTATCACCGAAAAGACTGTTAAAACCCATGTTTCGAATATTTTGGCTAAGCTTGAAGTAGCAGATCGGACTCAGGCAGCATTATATGCAGTAAAACATGGCATTGCTTGATCTACGACTTTAGTTGTAGAAAAAATGAATCATTTTTCGTAGAGAAAGTTAGCTATTTCTTCCGATTTGCCAAAGAAGAATGTCGAATATACTAAAAGTATAAAGACAACTGAAGGGAGTAAATAGTGATGAATATTTTAGCGATAAGCGGTAGTCCGAGAAAAAATGGCCGCACAGGAATTGCAGCAAGGTTTTTTCAAAATAAATATGGTGTAGAGGTTATTGATTTAAGTGATGGCGACATTCCGCTATACAATGGAGAAGCTTATCAGGCGGAGCTTGAAAACGTGGAGTCCTTGAGAGCAAAAGTTAAAGGTGCCGATGCGGTTCTGCTTATGTCTCCTGAATACCATAGCGGCATGAGTGGTGCATTGAAAAATGCGTTGGATTTCTTGGGCAGCGAGCAGTTCCATAGCAAGCCTGTTGGGTTGCTGGCAGTTGCAGGTGGTGGTAAAGGCGGAATCAATGCATTGAACAATATGCGTGTGGTGGGCCGTGGCGTTTACGCAAATGTGATACCAAGGCAATTGGTGTTAGATCCGCATTGTTTTGAATATGAAAATGATTCATTGAATGATGAAAGTGCTGAATTGGTGGATGCACTTTATAAAGAGTTAGTGATGTATGTGAAAATGCGTGAATATGTGATGCAAAGTGAAGAGGCCTGATAGAGGGCCTTTTTTTATTGTTCTAGCATTTGTTAATAGGTCTTCATGGTCAGTATGGGTCAGTATGAAGACCTGTGTGGCAAGAAAATCGGGCGAGAGAAGTCTTCATGAGCGGTATGAAGACATGAGTGGCAAGAATATCGAGCGAGAGAAGTCTTCATGGTCGGTATGAAGACTTGAGTGGCAAGAATATCGAGCGAGAGAAGTCTTCATGGGCGGTATGAAGACCTGAGTGGCAAGAAAATCGGGCGAGAGAAGTCTTCATGGTCGTCTCTTATCTTCTAGGGATACTTTCTTTCGTTACTTCGTCAGAAATCCGAACGTGCAAAGTCTAATTTGCCAAAATCAATAATAAAAACAGCAACCCAAGGCTCGTAACACCCGGGATTACTGTTTGTTTAAGAAATGATTTACACCATATATCCGTGACTGATTTCATCCAATTGATCTTCTGTGCTCCTTGTTACAGCGTGATCAATATATCGAAGCAATTGATAGAGGTTCTTCTCAATTTCCTTATAATCCTTAGAAAAGTTGTAGGAATGAAGGAAATGCTCGATATTTTTGGAGAGGAAATCATCTTTAGTCCGCACCATCAAAATAAGCAGGTTATCCCATTCAGAACGGTGCGTATAATATAAGGCGCGGTCATAATCAACTGTGTTCATCTGGAATCCTCGCCTCCTCTTGTTAAGGAGTGCTATTATTTTGTGTCAAAAAGTGATGTTTCCTCCGTTGAAAATGTTGGTCGTATCTCCATTCGAATACTTACACAAAATAAATGAAATGCGATTTTGAGGTGTATAAATGAAGCGATGGAAAGCGATTGTTTTACTGTTTATATTTGTGCAAATTAACCCACTCATTTCAGAAGCAGAGCAAATAGTGAATGCTCAGGAATGGTATACGTATGACAGGATGAGGGAAGATTTAAGGCTTTTGAAAAGAAAGTATAAGGAAGACATGCAAATTAAGCTAATTGGAAAATCAGAGTTTGGTCAAAATATCTGGGCTGCGAAAATAGGTGAAGGTAAAGAAAATATCATTATACTTGGTGGTCACCATGGAAGGGAATGGCTTACGACAAGTCTTGTTATGACTAAGCTGGAATATTACTTAGAGGCGTATACGAGCGGTCAAGATATATTTGGTTACAATTCGCAAATATTGGATGATGTTTCAATATGGTTTGTCCCGATGGTCAATCCGGATGGGATACGGATTCAACAAGAAGGTATAGGTTTTTTGCCTAAACATCATCAAACACGATTAATCCACATGAATGAGAATAGTATGGATTTTGATCGATGGAAAGCTAATGGAATGGGAATAGATTTGAACAGGCAATACCCAGCAGGGTGGGGAAATATTAAAGAAAAAACGGCAGCTCCATCCTTTCAATATTATAAGGGGAAGTACCCGCTGCAGGCGAAAGAGGTCCAGGCAGTTGTACATTTTACAAAAGAATTAGAGCCGTTAATGGCGGTCACTTATCACTCCTCGGGGAGAGTTCTATATTGGTACTTCAAAAATAATCAAGCGGTGGTAAAACGAGATAAAAAATTAGCAGATCACTTATCAAGGTTAACAGGTTATGAACTTGACCAACCGGAGGAGCATGCGGTTGGTGGAGGGTTTTCCGACTGGTTTGTTTCAGAATTCAATAGGCCATCTTTCACACCGGAGATTTCTTATTTTGTCGAAGATACAAATCCTCCAATATCGGTTTTCCAGGAAGAATGGAAGCGGAATAAAAAGGTGGGAATCTACCTTGTGGCTAAAGCGAAATATCTGTTTCTTGACAGTAATGAATCTAAAATGAATGAGGCAGAATAACAGTATAGGTTTTTCACCAAGAAAAAAGGGGTATTAAATTTGTTAAGTGTTTTATTTAAGAGTAGCTAAAAAAGGTTGACACCGTCCGTTTTTCCCTTGTAAAGTAGAAATTATGAAAAATGAAATCAACTCAGGTGAGGCTTAATGCACCTTCATTCCTCCAAAAATGACAGGTGCTTTTTTAATGAATAAAAACAGATTCCCCTTGTTGACTGAAGTGCGAGGTGTGAGACTCCTGAGGGAGATAGCGGTAGCTTGAGACCCCGCAGCCGAAGCCGAGGAGGC
This window of the Sutcliffiella horikoshii genome carries:
- a CDS encoding response regulator; translation: MIRIVIADDHHVVRRGLLFFLKTQKDIEIVGEAKNGKEAVELAEALKPDVILMDLVMPEMDGIEATKQIVERNIPSKVLILTSFADQDHVIPAIRAGATGYQLKDVEPDQLIESIRAVHRGESQLHPKVTSHVMSHFTKGFGSTNLHEELTKRELEVLAEIAKGKSNKEIASSLFITEKTVKTHVSNILAKLEVADRTQAALYAVKHGIA
- a CDS encoding NADPH-dependent FMN reductase, coding for MNILAISGSPRKNGRTGIAARFFQNKYGVEVIDLSDGDIPLYNGEAYQAELENVESLRAKVKGADAVLLMSPEYHSGMSGALKNALDFLGSEQFHSKPVGLLAVAGGGKGGINALNNMRVVGRGVYANVIPRQLVLDPHCFEYENDSLNDESAELVDALYKELVMYVKMREYVMQSEEA
- a CDS encoding YhdB family protein — translated: MNTVDYDRALYYTHRSEWDNLLILMVRTKDDFLSKNIEHFLHSYNFSKDYKEIEKNLYQLLRYIDHAVTRSTEDQLDEISHGYMV
- a CDS encoding M14 family zinc carboxypeptidase, with amino-acid sequence MKRWKAIVLLFIFVQINPLISEAEQIVNAQEWYTYDRMREDLRLLKRKYKEDMQIKLIGKSEFGQNIWAAKIGEGKENIIILGGHHGREWLTTSLVMTKLEYYLEAYTSGQDIFGYNSQILDDVSIWFVPMVNPDGIRIQQEGIGFLPKHHQTRLIHMNENSMDFDRWKANGMGIDLNRQYPAGWGNIKEKTAAPSFQYYKGKYPLQAKEVQAVVHFTKELEPLMAVTYHSSGRVLYWYFKNNQAVVKRDKKLADHLSRLTGYELDQPEEHAVGGGFSDWFVSEFNRPSFTPEISYFVEDTNPPISVFQEEWKRNKKVGIYLVAKAKYLFLDSNESKMNEAE